From Erigeron canadensis isolate Cc75 chromosome 8, C_canadensis_v1, whole genome shotgun sequence, one genomic window encodes:
- the LOC122578121 gene encoding RNA demethylase ALKBH9B isoform X2 has product MFNGGATHNPQLPEIETDPFLKNYSASDLQTASEFLLNWLPFLFKDDVCHECSLSISNRVRSLVPRYNAEQSHQDTEEQVSTPSHRDSKYETDINDTEDTNSLGSWKDGVNGASEQIIEACRTEMLQSPEHVNGSTPRKSWADMAQEELEADEEEEAKFQFGSFSSQVEEMGEVKVIQKSKLSMQQRERIRFGNVIRKKDFACYERINGRLVNIVDGLELHSNVFSLKEQRRIVDFIFELQEKGKNGKLKARTYTAPQKWMRGKGRVTIQFGCCYNYATDRNGNPPGILHNTLVDPIPPLFKVIIKRLVKWHILPPTCVPDSCIVNIYDEGDCIPPHIDNHDFLRPFCTVSFLSECNILFGTNLKIEGPGEFSGSFPIPLPMGSVLVLNGNGADVAKHCVPAVPTKRISITFRKMDESKWPIGFVPEPDLQGLEPLPYGSDKLKDNSNLSKPSHPSDRQTVGGNVANISKPSQQLYGKAVRRDDTMDNSKGLLGPQPRFYGQSQIRRQQGPSPGFQRKARLEY; this is encoded by the exons ATGTTCAACGGTGGCGCCACCCACAACCCCCAATTGCCGGAAATTGAAACCGACCcgtttttgaaaaattacagCGCTAGCGATCTACAAACAGCTTctgagtttttattaaattggTTGCCTTTTCTATTTAAAGACGACGTTTGTCATGAATGTTCACTTTCTATATCCAATCGTGTTCGATCTCTTGTTCCAC GGTATAATGCTGAACAATCACACCAAGATACCGAAGAGCAAGTTTCAACACCAAGCCATAGGGATTCAAAATATGAAACAGATATTAATGACACCGAGGATACAAATTCCTTGGGTAGCTGGAAAGATGGTGTGAATGGGGCATCAGAGCAAATTATAGAAGCTTGCAGAACTGAAATGCTTCAATCACCGGAACATGTTAATGGCTCTACGCCAAGAAAGTCATGGGCTGACATGGCACAGGAGGAATTGGAGGCAGATGAAGAGGAGGAAGCCAAATTTCAGTTTGGTAGTTTCAGTAGCCAAGTTGAAGAGATGGGTGAAGTGAAGGTTATACAGAAATCCAAGTTGTCGATGCAACAAAGAGAACGCATTCGCTTTGGAAATGTAATTAGGAAGAAAGATTTTGCTTGCTATGAGAGAATTAATGGCAGATTGGTGAATATTGTTGATGGACTTGAGCTCCATTCTAATGTATTTAGTTTaaaagagcaaagaaggattgttgattttatttttgagcTTCAGGAGAAGGGAAAGAATGGAAAATTAAAAG CACGTACCTATACTGCTCCTCAGAAGTGGATGAGGGGAAAAGGGCGGGTGACAATCCAATTTGGATGCTGTTACAACTATGCGACG GATAGAAATGGTAACCCGCCAGGGATACTTCATAACACGCTAGTAGATCCCATACCTCCTCTTTTTAAAGTTATCATCAAAAGATTGGTCAAATGGCATATACTTCCTCCTACTTGTGTACCTGACAGTTGTATAGTCAACATTTATGATGAAGGGGATTGCATTCCGCCTCATATTGACAATCATGACTTTCTTCGCCCATTTTGCACTGTTTCCTTTCTTAGTGAGTGCAATATTCTATTTGGAACAAATTTGAAAATTGAGGGTCCTGGGGAGTTTTCTGGTTCCTTCCCAATTCCGTTACCAATGGG GTCCGTTCTTGTTTTAAACGGGAATGGTGCTGATGTGGCCAAACACTGTGTGCCGGCAGTTCCTACTAAAAG GATTTCAATTACATTCCGGAAAATGGATGAATCAAAATGGCCAATAGGGTTCGTTCCAGAACCAGATTTGCAAGGACTAGAGCCACTCCCGTACGGATCAGACAAACTGAAAGACAATTCAAATCTCTCCAAACCAAGCCATCCTTCAGATAGGCAAACGGTTGGAGGAAATGTGGCAAATATCTCCAAACCTAGCCAACAGTTGTATGGAAAAGCGGTTAGAAGAGATGATACAATGGACAACTCAAAAGGATTGCTAGGTCCACAACCTCGGTtttatggtcaaagtcaaaTAAGAAGACAACAAGGTCCTAGTCCTGGCTTTCAAAGGAAAGCTAGGTTAGAGTATTGA
- the LOC122579449 gene encoding uncharacterized protein LOC122579449 — protein MNSSILPFTKSITTSPYNIFTSHKHNFQPHTLFITRTSSSDNTSNTTSDDNPILPPSSDKNSAAAVQIKFKRGARRKTRRKENGFDDNNTMMAKKEVVKKDWEEMTLSEKALELYVGEKGLLFWINKFAYASIYIIIGAWILFRFVGPALNLYQLDAPPLSPTDVLKGSPSK, from the coding sequence ATGAATTCATCCATCCTTCCATTCACCAAATCCATTACAACTTCACCTTACAATATATTCACATCCCACAAACATAATTTCCAACCTCACACACTCTTTATCACAAGAACAAGCAGTAGTGACAACACTTCTAACACCACTTCTGATGACAACCCAATATTGCCACCATCATCAGACAAGAATTCTGCTGCTGCAGTTCAGATAAAGTTCAAACGAGGCGCGAGGCGAAAAACGcgaagaaaagaaaatgggtTTGATGATAATAATACCATGATGGCTAAAAAGGAAGTGGTGAAAAAAGATTGGGAGGAAATGACATTAAGTGAAAAAGCATTGGAATTATATGTAGGAGAAAAGGGATTATTGTTTTGGATTAATAAGTTTGCTTATGctagtatttatattataattggAGCTTGGATTTTGTTTAGGTTTGTTGGTCCTGCTCTTAATCTTTATCAACTTGATGCTCCTCCATTATCTCCTACTGATGTACTCAAGGGATCTCCTtctaaatga
- the LOC122579854 gene encoding auxin-responsive protein SAUR50-like, with amino-acid sequence MGLRKSHTKQNQALAIKKIIKRCSSFGKNNDNGLPNDVPKGHFVVYVGERRNRYIVPISCLDHPTFQDLLHQSEEEFGFSHDMGIIIPCQEDDFLSFFSMFS; translated from the coding sequence ATGGGCCTAAGAAAGTCACACACTAAACAAAATCAAGCATTAGCTatcaaaaaaatcatcaaaaggtGTTCTAGTTTTGGCAAGAACAATGACAATGGTCTCCCAAATGATGTTCCAAAAGGACATTTTGTGGTATACGTTGGAGAAAGACGAAACCGATATATTGTACCAATTTCTTGTTTGGATCATCCAACATTTCAAGATCTACTACATCAATCCGAGGAAGAATTTGGATTTAGTCATGATATGGGCATAATCATTCCTTGCCAAGAAGATgattttttgtcatttttctcCATGTTTTCATGA
- the LOC122611321 gene encoding uncharacterized protein LOC122611321, whose product MAAEQDILNSRLTQTQTVWEDELQRRQSQVDVLQTKLGEVASSVQESGQDINKELELLWRRVKTTTTLLTYLESKARIMTIPHLALTSCGIKQSDVEGFVDRSGTPMSNWSRNVNLSNFNSREVETLIAINRQHGVLDEKDGSYMGEVLNSVQTVTDVMESLVKRVLVAESESVNAKQEVSLGVEEIKKKVIQIETMSEKLVEMDRFAVGTNCILNEMKQRVEDLVEETSRQRQRAAENEQELTRVKQDFESLKSYVSSLISVRETLVSSEKQFQSIERLFERLVVKTTQLESEKAQKEAEVQKLMDENMRLNALLDNKEAQLLAMNEQCKVMALSASHI is encoded by the exons ATGGCCGCCGAGCAAGATATTTTGAACTCTCGGTTAACGCAAACACAAACTGTTTGGGAGGATGAGTTACAGCGAAGACAGTCTCAAGTAGATGTATTGCAAACAAAACTAGGTGAAGTTGCTTCATCTGTGCAAGAGTCTGGTCAGGACATCAATAAAGAATTGGAGCTTCTTTGGCGGAGAGTAAAGACAACCACAACTTTATTGACATATTTGGAGTCGAAAGCAAGAATAATGACAATTCCCCATTTAGCCCTCACGTCGTGCGGCATCAAACAGTCGGATGTTGAGGGTTTCGTTGATAGAAGTGGCACACCTATGTCTAACTGGTCCAGAAATGTAAATCTTTCTAACTTTAACTCTCGAGAGGTTGAAACATTGATTGCCATTAATAGACAACATGGTGTTCTTGATGAGAAAGATGGGTCTTACATGGGTGAAGTTCTGAATAGTGTGCAAACTGTTACTGATGTAATGGAGTCTTTGGTCAAAAGGGTACTTGTGGCTGAATCTGAAAGTGTTAATGCAAAACAGGAAGTAAGTTTAGGCGTAGAAGAGATCAAAAAGAAGGTGATTCAGATTGAAACCATGTCTGAAAAGCTAGTTGAAATGGATCGTTTTGCAGTGGGTACAAATTGTATTTTGAATGAAATGAAACAAAGGGTTGAAGATTTAGTTGAAGAAACATCTAGACAGAGGCAACGAGCAGCAGAAAATGAACAGGAACTTACCCGTGTCAAACAAGATTTTGAATCACTAAAATCTTACGTTAGTAGTCTCATAAGTGTTAGAGAAACACTTGTTTCTTCAGAGAAGCAGTTTCAGAGCATCGAGAGGCTTTTTGAACG GTTAGTTGTGAAGACAACACAATTGGAGAGTGAAAAAGCGCAGAAAGAGGCTGAAGTGCAGAAGCTTATGGATGAGAACATGAGACTGAATGCACTTCTTGACAATAAAGAGGCGCAACTGTTAGCCATGAATGAACAATGCAAGGTAATGGCACTCAGTGCTTCCCACATCTAA
- the LOC122578121 gene encoding RNA demethylase ALKBH9B isoform X1, which yields MFNGGATHNPQLPEIETDPFLKNYSASDLQTASEFLLNWLPFLFKDDVCHECSLSISNRVRSLVPLGYNAEQSHQDTEEQVSTPSHRDSKYETDINDTEDTNSLGSWKDGVNGASEQIIEACRTEMLQSPEHVNGSTPRKSWADMAQEELEADEEEEAKFQFGSFSSQVEEMGEVKVIQKSKLSMQQRERIRFGNVIRKKDFACYERINGRLVNIVDGLELHSNVFSLKEQRRIVDFIFELQEKGKNGKLKARTYTAPQKWMRGKGRVTIQFGCCYNYATDRNGNPPGILHNTLVDPIPPLFKVIIKRLVKWHILPPTCVPDSCIVNIYDEGDCIPPHIDNHDFLRPFCTVSFLSECNILFGTNLKIEGPGEFSGSFPIPLPMGSVLVLNGNGADVAKHCVPAVPTKRISITFRKMDESKWPIGFVPEPDLQGLEPLPYGSDKLKDNSNLSKPSHPSDRQTVGGNVANISKPSQQLYGKAVRRDDTMDNSKGLLGPQPRFYGQSQIRRQQGPSPGFQRKARLEY from the exons ATGTTCAACGGTGGCGCCACCCACAACCCCCAATTGCCGGAAATTGAAACCGACCcgtttttgaaaaattacagCGCTAGCGATCTACAAACAGCTTctgagtttttattaaattggTTGCCTTTTCTATTTAAAGACGACGTTTGTCATGAATGTTCACTTTCTATATCCAATCGTGTTCGATCTCTTGTTCCAC TAGGGTATAATGCTGAACAATCACACCAAGATACCGAAGAGCAAGTTTCAACACCAAGCCATAGGGATTCAAAATATGAAACAGATATTAATGACACCGAGGATACAAATTCCTTGGGTAGCTGGAAAGATGGTGTGAATGGGGCATCAGAGCAAATTATAGAAGCTTGCAGAACTGAAATGCTTCAATCACCGGAACATGTTAATGGCTCTACGCCAAGAAAGTCATGGGCTGACATGGCACAGGAGGAATTGGAGGCAGATGAAGAGGAGGAAGCCAAATTTCAGTTTGGTAGTTTCAGTAGCCAAGTTGAAGAGATGGGTGAAGTGAAGGTTATACAGAAATCCAAGTTGTCGATGCAACAAAGAGAACGCATTCGCTTTGGAAATGTAATTAGGAAGAAAGATTTTGCTTGCTATGAGAGAATTAATGGCAGATTGGTGAATATTGTTGATGGACTTGAGCTCCATTCTAATGTATTTAGTTTaaaagagcaaagaaggattgttgattttatttttgagcTTCAGGAGAAGGGAAAGAATGGAAAATTAAAAG CACGTACCTATACTGCTCCTCAGAAGTGGATGAGGGGAAAAGGGCGGGTGACAATCCAATTTGGATGCTGTTACAACTATGCGACG GATAGAAATGGTAACCCGCCAGGGATACTTCATAACACGCTAGTAGATCCCATACCTCCTCTTTTTAAAGTTATCATCAAAAGATTGGTCAAATGGCATATACTTCCTCCTACTTGTGTACCTGACAGTTGTATAGTCAACATTTATGATGAAGGGGATTGCATTCCGCCTCATATTGACAATCATGACTTTCTTCGCCCATTTTGCACTGTTTCCTTTCTTAGTGAGTGCAATATTCTATTTGGAACAAATTTGAAAATTGAGGGTCCTGGGGAGTTTTCTGGTTCCTTCCCAATTCCGTTACCAATGGG GTCCGTTCTTGTTTTAAACGGGAATGGTGCTGATGTGGCCAAACACTGTGTGCCGGCAGTTCCTACTAAAAG GATTTCAATTACATTCCGGAAAATGGATGAATCAAAATGGCCAATAGGGTTCGTTCCAGAACCAGATTTGCAAGGACTAGAGCCACTCCCGTACGGATCAGACAAACTGAAAGACAATTCAAATCTCTCCAAACCAAGCCATCCTTCAGATAGGCAAACGGTTGGAGGAAATGTGGCAAATATCTCCAAACCTAGCCAACAGTTGTATGGAAAAGCGGTTAGAAGAGATGATACAATGGACAACTCAAAAGGATTGCTAGGTCCACAACCTCGGTtttatggtcaaagtcaaaTAAGAAGACAACAAGGTCCTAGTCCTGGCTTTCAAAGGAAAGCTAGGTTAGAGTATTGA